Proteins co-encoded in one Tachysurus fulvidraco isolate hzauxx_2018 chromosome 17, HZAU_PFXX_2.0, whole genome shotgun sequence genomic window:
- the slc25a18 gene encoding mitochondrial glutamate carrier 1 isoform X2, with protein sequence MRLDCLTKTIRTEGYFGMYRGAAVNLTLVTPEKAIKLAANDIFRQQLSKDGKIPLWGEILAGCGAGTCQVVVTTPMEMLKIQLQDAGRLAAQRSVSTSTPASSPSLASSHHAAVRRSATAITLELLRTQGLRGLYKGTGATLLRDVPFSMIYFPLFAKFNAVGRSGELSHERAPFLQSFVSGCAAGSVAAVAVTPLDVIKTRLQTLQKGAGEDSYQGIIDCTRRILSREGPSAFLKGATCRALVIAPLFGIAQGIYFLGVGEEVMKLLG encoded by the exons ATGCG GTTGGACTGTTTGACCAAGACGATTAGGACAGAAGGCTACTTTGGGATGTATCGAG GTGCTGCGGTGAACCTCACCCTCGTAACGCCAGAGAAAGCGATAAAACTCGCAGCCAACGACATCTTCAGACAACAGCTCTCCAAAGACGG GAAGATACCGTTATGGGGTGAGATCCTCGCAGGCTGTGGGGCAGGAACCTGTCAGGTGGTGGTCACGACCCCGATGGAGATGCTCAAAATACAGCTGCAGGATGCCGGAAGATTGG CGGCGCAGAGATCCGTGTCCACCTCGACTCCGGCCTCCTCACCGTCTCTTGCGTCGTCTCACCACGCTGCGGTTCGTCGCTCGGCCACGGCCATAACGCTGGAGCTGCTGAGGACGCAGGGCCTCCGGGGCCTCTACAAGGGCACTGGAGCTACTCTGCTCAG GGATGTTCCATTCTCGATGATCTACTTCCCGCTGTTTGCCAAATTTAATGCGGTGGGGCGGAGCGGAGAGCTCTCTCACGAGCGCGCACCTTTCCTGCAGTCCTTCGTGTCAGGATGCGCCGCCGGCTCGGTGGCAGCCGTGGCTGTCACTCCTCTGGACG TCATAAAGACTCGTCTTCAGACTCTGCAGAAGGGGGCAGGAGAAGATTCATACCAGGGCATCATCGATTGTACACG GCGCATTCTGAGTCGAGAAGGACCGTCAGCCTTTCTTAAAGGAGCAACATGTCGAGCTCTGGTCATCGCACCGCTTTTTGGGATCGCACAAGGCATCTACTTCCTGGGTGTGGGTGAGGAGGTGATGAAGCTGCTGGGATAG
- the slc25a18 gene encoding mitochondrial glutamate carrier 1 isoform X3, which yields MYRGAAVNLTLVTPEKAIKLAANDIFRQQLSKDGKIPLWGEILAGCGAGTCQVVVTTPMEMLKIQLQDAGRLAAQRSVSTSTPASSPSLASSHHAAVRRSATAITLELLRTQGLRGLYKGTGATLLRDVPFSMIYFPLFAKFNAVGRSGELSHERAPFLQSFVSGCAAGSVAAVAVTPLDVIKTRLQTLQKGAGEDSYQGIIDCTRRILSREGPSAFLKGATCRALVIAPLFGIAQGIYFLGVGEEVMKLLG from the exons ATGTATCGAG GTGCTGCGGTGAACCTCACCCTCGTAACGCCAGAGAAAGCGATAAAACTCGCAGCCAACGACATCTTCAGACAACAGCTCTCCAAAGACGG GAAGATACCGTTATGGGGTGAGATCCTCGCAGGCTGTGGGGCAGGAACCTGTCAGGTGGTGGTCACGACCCCGATGGAGATGCTCAAAATACAGCTGCAGGATGCCGGAAGATTGG CGGCGCAGAGATCCGTGTCCACCTCGACTCCGGCCTCCTCACCGTCTCTTGCGTCGTCTCACCACGCTGCGGTTCGTCGCTCGGCCACGGCCATAACGCTGGAGCTGCTGAGGACGCAGGGCCTCCGGGGCCTCTACAAGGGCACTGGAGCTACTCTGCTCAG GGATGTTCCATTCTCGATGATCTACTTCCCGCTGTTTGCCAAATTTAATGCGGTGGGGCGGAGCGGAGAGCTCTCTCACGAGCGCGCACCTTTCCTGCAGTCCTTCGTGTCAGGATGCGCCGCCGGCTCGGTGGCAGCCGTGGCTGTCACTCCTCTGGACG TCATAAAGACTCGTCTTCAGACTCTGCAGAAGGGGGCAGGAGAAGATTCATACCAGGGCATCATCGATTGTACACG GCGCATTCTGAGTCGAGAAGGACCGTCAGCCTTTCTTAAAGGAGCAACATGTCGAGCTCTGGTCATCGCACCGCTTTTTGGGATCGCACAAGGCATCTACTTCCTGGGTGTGGGTGAGGAGGTGATGAAGCTGCTGGGATAG